The Coccidioides posadasii str. Silveira chromosome 3, complete sequence genome contains a region encoding:
- a CDS encoding uncharacterized protein (EggNog:ENOG410Q5AN~COG:G~TransMembrane:8 (i62-83o103-127i231-254o274-295i316-337o343-364i376-396o408-431i)): protein MTVNAADVETGSHPQTSHGSEITSEIAAQESLQTTPEKSNIVDWDGPDDPQNPINWSSVRRWMTITIVSVVTFLNAFGSTVFAPSVPEVMHEFNIDSGALSSFTVSVFAIGWAVAGCPSLSLSGGTIADLIPLERRGVALSVWGMGPLMGPVVGPIPPTLKPCAVIDDDKSGTLTIISLLLLRETYAPVILGRKASQLRQETGNMELTTKYDKGETPGYLFKMAILRPTKLLLFSPIVFLMALKITISYGYSYFLFTTFPFVFGKQYGFKPSSIGLVYIGIGIGYVVTQIIAALFSDRYIARMKRANANGPPKPEWRLPPLALGAIVLPLGYLFYGWTAMYRLHWLVPIFGTALIGAGTLCYFFSIMAYLIDTYTIYSASAISANIVLRSIVAATLPLAGTRLYETLGIGWGTSLLAFIALALAPIPFFLLKYGERIRTHPRFQVKL from the exons ATGACGGTAAATGCCGCAGACGTTGAAACAGGATCTCATCCCCAGACTTCCCATGGAAGTGAAATAACCTCAGAAATAGCAGCGCAAGAGTCTTTGCAGACAACTCCTGAAAAATCCAATATTGTTGACTGGGATGGACCAGATGACCCCCAAAATCCCATAAACTGGTCTTCCGTTCGAAGATGGATGACGATTACAATAGTTTCTGTCGTTACCTTTCTCAA CGCTTTTGGATCAACGGTCTTCGCACCCAGCGTCCCCGAGGTGATGCATGAATTCAACATAGACAGCGGTGCTCTCTCCAGCTTCACTGTCTCTGTTTTTGCCATTGGTTGGGCTGTTG CTGGATGTCCATCGCTTTCTCTGAGCGGTGGAACAATAGCTGATCTGATCCCGTTGGAAAGGCGGGGAGTCGCTTTGAGTGTGTGGGGTATGGGGCCCTTGATG GGCCCGGTAGTTG GGCCAATT CCCCCGACGCTGAAACCGTGTGCTGTCATTGATGATGACAAGAGTGGAACACTCACCATTATATCACTATTGCTACTGCGCGAAACCTATGCTCCGGTCATCTTGGGCCGCAAAGCCTCCCAGCTAAGACAAGAAACTGGAAATATGGAGCTGACCACGAAATATGATAAAGGCGAAACCCCTGGGTATCTCTTTAAGATGGCAATCCTCCGCCCTACCAAGCTACTTCTCTTCTCGCCGATTGTCTTTCTCATGGCACTCAAAATTACCATCTCATATGGTTATAGCTACTTTCTTTTCACGACTTTTCCCTTCGTCTTTGGAAAGCAATACGGCTTTAAGCCGTCTTCGATCGGTCTGGTATATATAGGCATCGGCATAGGATACGTGGTAACACAAATCATTGCAGCATTATTTTCTGACCGATACATCGCTCGAATGAAAAGGGCCAATGCCAATGGTCCTCCAAAGCCAGAATGGCGTCTTCCGCCGCTCGCGTTGGGTGCCATAGTCTTGCCACTGGGCTACTTATTTTATGGCTGGACCGCGATGTACCGTTTGCATTGGCTCGTTCCAATCTTTGGCACGGCGCTCATCGGGGCCGGAACGTTATGCTACTTTTTTTCGATTATGGCATATCTGATCGATACATACACAATCTACTCCGCAAGTGCCATCTCCGCCAACATCGTTCTTCGATCCATCGTCGCCGCGACGCTACCCCTAGCGGGGACCAGGTTGTATGAAACCTTGGGCATAGGGTGGGGAACGAGTTTGCTAGCGTTCATTGCGTTAGCCCTGGCCCCGATCCCCTTTTTTCTGCTTAAATATGGGGAGAGAATCAGAACCCATCCTCGATTCCAGGTGAAGCTTTGA